The DNA region AGTTCCTTGACTGGCTGGAAGGCCTTGAGGTCGGGATAGACGTTTTTGAGGGTGAGTTCTACAGGGATTGAATTTCATCCCCTCCTATTAATTTTCCTCTCAGAAGGTTCGACAGATTTGGGGGCAAACTGGACGATTTTGGGGAGAAATGGTTATAAGTTGCTCGACCTTAAACCGTTCGAAGGTCTGACTAAAGGTTATTTAAAGTCAAACATGTATTGATAATTGAGGTGAGGGATATGGTCGGTGTTGCGAGAATGAGGGTTGCGGTTCCCCTCATAGCCCTTGCGCTCCTCCTCACGGGGTTAGGCAACGTTAGCAGTGCTGAAATGAGCGGCAAGGTGCTCCATGTGTGGGACCACAGCCTGGAGAGTTCTTATACTGTATTCCGACAGGTCAACTCCAGTGAGTACCCCCTTAGCGTCCAGTGGGATGCCTACGCCTTCAACTACACCCAGGGGACGCAGTATGTGGCTATCATGGCCCTTCTGGATAGAAATGGATACGCCTGGGGATTCTTCTGGAAGAACGGGACTGTGGCTATTTTTTCAGGCACGAGTGACCCCTCAGGCAGTACCCCGGTTTATACAACAAGCGATGGCTCGTCTTCACACACATACAGGATTGAAGTCGTTTACAACAGACGGGGAGGAATAAGCGGGTTGAAATACTACATAGACGGCCAACTGGTATATAGCCAATCTAAGAGCACTCCAACGAGCGTAAGCTACATTGGGGCAGGGGGGATATTCACTGGGGGAAAACAGTTCGATCTGGTTATAGACAACGTTGTCTACACCTATGCGCAAGGGAACCTCAACAATAGTAATACTGTGCGTGAAGACTTCGAAGACGGCGAAGACAACTTCTTTACATGGGAGCTTGTTGGCACCAATGACGGCAAAAGTGGGGCAGAGATTGTCGATTCCACCCAGGTCCCCGAGTTCCCGTTCCTAAAACCCCTCTTTGACTACCTCTCCTCGATAATCGGGTGAAACAGGTGAGGACATGGTTGAAATCAAAAGGATTAAAATCCGCGAGGCCCTCTTTATACTCTTTGTTTTCTTCCTGTCCCTCTTCGTGTTGAGGGGGTTCCTCTCCCCGGGCTATCCACCTTCGTGGGGAGGCGACTCCTACGGCCACCTCTTCAAGATATGGAAGCTCATGAAAGATTACTCCCCATGGATTGAGGACTGGTACGGCGGTTATCCCTTCCTGAGGTTTTATCCACCCCTCTCGTACCTTATCGGTGCCCTCCTGGGTAAAATAACATCATCCGCGATAGCAGGCTATAAACTGACCGTTCTACTGGCGATTTTGGTGGGTGCCGTGTCCACCAGGGTTCTCCTCAAAGAACTCGACTTCTCCGATGCGTCTTCATACTTATCTGGAATCGTCTACGCCTTCTCAGTCTACCACCTGAGGGTTCTCTCGCCGGAGGGAAACTTCCCGAGGTTCCTGGCCATTAACGTTGCCCCCCTTTTCCTTCTTGCCCTGCTTTACATAACCCGCAGAAACTGGAGATACGCCGTGCTCTCGGGCCTTTTCTTGGCCGTTGTTGGGCTGGCCCACCATACCCTTTTCGTGAGCTTTGGGTTAATGGTGTCCTTTCTTCTCCCCTACTTCTGGATAACGAGGAGGAACGGCGTTAAAGATATTGCCCTTGACCTGGCCGTAGCAAGCATCACGGCCCTTTCCATTTCCTCCTTCTGGGTTCTCCCGTTTTTGCTGGAGAAGGGCAACGCCCACTTCCTAAAGGAGAACAGCATTGAGTACCTCTTTAAGTTCCAGAGCGTTAGGCTGGAGGATTTACTGTTTCACACGTCTTCCTGGTCCTTCTACCAGGGGTTGGCCTTCTATATAGGGGTTGCTGGGATTGTAATCCTTTTAGCGAAAAAGGAGAAGCCGCAGAGGCTCCTTGGGGCAGGCCTCCTCGGGGCTTCTCTGGTGGCCATATTACTTTCCCTTGGCTATTACGGCCCTATGGCTTTCCTCAACAGGCTCCCCCTCCTCGATATGATACCTCCCTACAGGTGGCTCGATAGCCTTTCACTCGCCGGAGCAATCGGCGTCGGCGCCCTCTTTGAAGTTCTCAGCGGGTTTATCCCTCAAAACACCGGGAATGGCGCAAAAAGAAAGGCAGTTGCTGGAATTCTCCTCGCGTTTCTCGTTGTCCTCTCCCTTTCGGACATCAGGCTCCAGGTTGACTCATTAAAGGCCGAGAGCTTTCCCGGGGATTACCTGGCCGTCCTGAGCTATATTAAGAATGACAACTCAACCGGCTGGAGGTTTTATCAGTCAGGTCTCTGGATTACCCAAGGCTCCAGGGTTGCCTACACGCCTGCCCTCGCGGGAAAGCCCTCTTTAGACGGGTGGTACAGGCAGGGCGATCCCGCTTATCCCCAGCACTCTTATCTGAACTACGCCATGGAAAAAGACCCCGAGTTTGCCGAGAAAGCCCTGAGGGCATATTCCGTGAAGTACGTCATAACCGACGAGAACTACGGGGGTTATGGCGATATAACAGGGAACCTCAGAGGCTTTGGCTTTGAGGAAGTATATTCCTCCGGCCCGTTCCACCTCTACCGCTGGAACAACTTCACCTTCCTCCAGCCAAAGACTGGCGTTCTCGTAATAGGGGACTGGTCGATTGACCTGGGGGTTCCCTACGAACGCGGGAGCTTTGTGGAGGATTACGCCAAAAAGCTCTCCAGCTATTCTCTGGTCATCCTGGACGGCTACAAGTACAGGGATGTTGGCGTTTGGTTTGACCTCCAGGAGTACGTTAAGAACGGCGGGGTTTTGGTGATCAACACCTTCAGAAGCCCCGATGCGGAGGCAGAGCGCTTGGGCGTGAGGTCCCTGATAGTAAAGGTTCAGGGGAGAGCCAACCTCAGTTCAGCAGTATTCAACGCGTCAGAGTTCTCCGAATTCCAGTACGAGGGCCAGCCCTGGACGGCCACCGCTTACACTGGGGACATAGTGCCCCTCATTAGGCTTGAGAACCTCACGGTTCTTGGCTACAAAGATTACGGCAGGGGGCGCGTCTATTTCGTCGGCCTGAACCTCCCATACCATGCCGTCTATAGCAACAACGACTACGAGAAATCCATCCTGAGGGGGCTTCTCACTCCATACCTCCAGGCCCCGGAGCTGAACTACACCATTCTTGAGCTCGGCGATGGAAGAATAAAGCTCAGGTACGGCCTTGAAAGGCCAGCGAAAGTAATTGTGAGCGAGAACTACTTCCCGCACTGGAAGGCGAAAGTTGACGGAGACATGGTTTCGGTGGAGAGGAACAACGAATTTGGCCTCGTCGAGCTGAACCTTCCAGCAGGGGAGCACGAGCTTGAGCTGAGCTTTGAAGACCCCTTCTTACCCCTCCGATATTTAAGCTTACTTTCCCTTCTCCTCGTGCTGGGTCTCCTTTTGCTCCCAAAGAGGACTTGAAATAATTGCCATTTTTGTGCTTAAAAAGGCTTAAATATTCAAAATTTTTAACATTTAAACGTCAATACAGGTGGTGATGCCCATGGTTGGCCTGAGGGATGAACTCGGAACTGCCACGACTGACTCGGCTCAGAGGATACTCCTACTCGGGAGCGGCGAGCTCGGGAAGGAGATAGCGATTGAGGCTCAAAGACTCGGCGTCGAGGTGATAGCCGTTGATCGCTACGCCAACGCTCCGGCGATGCAGGTTGCCCACAGGGCTTACGTCGGCGACATGAAGAACGCCGATTTCCTTTTCTCTGTCGTCGAGAGGGAAAAGCCGGACG from Thermococcus zilligii AN1 includes:
- a CDS encoding 6-pyruvoyl-tetrahydropterin synthase-related protein gives rise to the protein MVEIKRIKIREALFILFVFFLSLFVLRGFLSPGYPPSWGGDSYGHLFKIWKLMKDYSPWIEDWYGGYPFLRFYPPLSYLIGALLGKITSSAIAGYKLTVLLAILVGAVSTRVLLKELDFSDASSYLSGIVYAFSVYHLRVLSPEGNFPRFLAINVAPLFLLALLYITRRNWRYAVLSGLFLAVVGLAHHTLFVSFGLMVSFLLPYFWITRRNGVKDIALDLAVASITALSISSFWVLPFLLEKGNAHFLKENSIEYLFKFQSVRLEDLLFHTSSWSFYQGLAFYIGVAGIVILLAKKEKPQRLLGAGLLGASLVAILLSLGYYGPMAFLNRLPLLDMIPPYRWLDSLSLAGAIGVGALFEVLSGFIPQNTGNGAKRKAVAGILLAFLVVLSLSDIRLQVDSLKAESFPGDYLAVLSYIKNDNSTGWRFYQSGLWITQGSRVAYTPALAGKPSLDGWYRQGDPAYPQHSYLNYAMEKDPEFAEKALRAYSVKYVITDENYGGYGDITGNLRGFGFEEVYSSGPFHLYRWNNFTFLQPKTGVLVIGDWSIDLGVPYERGSFVEDYAKKLSSYSLVILDGYKYRDVGVWFDLQEYVKNGGVLVINTFRSPDAEAERLGVRSLIVKVQGRANLSSAVFNASEFSEFQYEGQPWTATAYTGDIVPLIRLENLTVLGYKDYGRGRVYFVGLNLPYHAVYSNNDYEKSILRGLLTPYLQAPELNYTILELGDGRIKLRYGLERPAKVIVSENYFPHWKAKVDGDMVSVERNNEFGLVELNLPAGEHELELSFEDPFLPLRYLSLLSLLLVLGLLLLPKRT